The Helicobacter pylori genome includes a window with the following:
- the radA gene encoding DNA repair protein RadA, with protein sequence MAKKTSLFECQHCGFTSLKWLGKCVQCNAWESFIELNQTQKEVLNTLKNPISKAQKSVSIAAIEHEEVIKFSSTQSELDIVLGGGIAKGGLYLVGGSPGVGKSTLLLKVASGLAKNQQKVLYVSGEESLSQIKMRATRLDCIEKELYLLNEINWPVIKANMESENYFACVIDSIQTLYSPEISSAPGSISQVREITFELMRLAKTRDIAIFIIGHITKEGSIAGPRVLEHMVDSVLYFEGDPSRELRILRSFKNRFGPTSEIGLFEMKEQGLVGAKEASSLFFSKEEPMEGSAITITLEGSRALILEIQALVSECSFGAPKRLANGFDTNRLNMLIALLEKKLEIPLNRHDVFINVSGGIKISEPACDLAVIASILSSFKNRKIDNKTAFLGEVSLNGRILEAPNLNARLKEMENYGFLKAILPKKPNQKTSIKCYEANVVGKIVEWM encoded by the coding sequence TTGGCTAAAAAAACTTCTTTATTTGAATGTCAGCATTGCGGTTTTACAAGCCTTAAGTGGCTGGGCAAGTGCGTTCAATGCAACGCATGGGAGAGTTTTATAGAATTGAATCAAACCCAAAAGGAAGTTTTAAACACGCTTAAAAACCCGATCTCAAAAGCGCAAAAAAGCGTTTCTATCGCTGCAATTGAGCATGAAGAAGTCATTAAGTTTTCTTCTACTCAAAGCGAATTGGATATTGTTTTGGGTGGGGGGATCGCTAAAGGAGGGTTGTATTTAGTGGGGGGGAGTCCTGGGGTGGGGAAATCCACTCTGCTTTTAAAAGTGGCTTCTGGCTTAGCCAAAAACCAGCAAAAGGTTTTGTATGTGAGCGGAGAAGAGAGCTTGAGCCAGATTAAAATGCGCGCCACTAGATTAGATTGCATAGAAAAAGAATTGTATCTGCTCAATGAAATCAATTGGCCTGTGATTAAGGCTAATATGGAGAGCGAAAATTATTTTGCTTGCGTGATTGATTCTATCCAAACGCTTTATTCGCCAGAGATTTCTTCAGCACCCGGCTCTATTTCGCAAGTGCGAGAGATCACTTTTGAACTCATGCGTTTAGCCAAAACAAGAGATATTGCTATTTTTATCATCGGCCATATCACTAAAGAAGGGAGCATCGCAGGGCCTAGAGTGCTAGAGCATATGGTAGATAGCGTGCTGTATTTTGAGGGCGATCCCAGTAGGGAATTAAGGATTTTAAGGAGTTTTAAAAACCGCTTTGGCCCTACGAGTGAAATCGGCTTGTTTGAGATGAAAGAGCAGGGTTTGGTGGGCGCTAAAGAAGCTTCAAGCTTGTTTTTTTCTAAAGAAGAGCCTATGGAGGGGAGCGCGATTACCATCACTTTAGAAGGCTCAAGGGCGTTGATTTTAGAGATTCAGGCGTTGGTGAGCGAGTGCAGTTTTGGAGCGCCCAAACGATTAGCGAACGGGTTTGACACTAACCGCCTTAACATGCTTATTGCTTTATTGGAAAAAAAGCTAGAAATCCCCTTAAACCGCCATGATGTGTTCATTAATGTGAGCGGAGGCATTAAGATTAGCGAGCCGGCTTGCGATTTAGCGGTCATTGCCAGTATCCTTTCAAGCTTTAAAAACAGAAAAATTGACAATAAAACGGCGTTTTTGGGCGAAGTGAGTTTGAATGGCAGGATTTTAGAAGCCCCTAATTTGAACGCTAGATTGAAAGAAATGGAAAATTACGGCTTTTTAAAAGCCATTTTGCCCAAAAAACCCAATCAAAAAACCTCTATCAAATGCTATGAAGCCAATGTGGTGGGTAAGATTGTTGAATGGATGTGA
- a CDS encoding ribbon-helix-helix domain-containing protein: protein MEKTENTDETRLRGTKNKLGRKPKADANKKTRAVSLYFSDEQYQKLEKMANEEEESVGSYIKRYILKALRKIEQNGA from the coding sequence ATGGAAAAGACAGAAAACACAGATGAAACTCGCTTAAGGGGCACTAAAAATAAACTAGGGCGCAAACCAAAAGCAGACGCTAATAAAAAAACTCGTGCTGTAAGCTTGTATTTTTCTGATGAGCAATACCAAAAACTAGAGAAAATGGCTAACGAAGAAGAAGAAAGCGTGGGATCTTATATCAAACGCTATATTTTGAAGGCTTTAAGAAAAATAGAGCAAAATGGCGCTTGA
- a CDS encoding iron-sulfur cluster assembly scaffold protein produces MAKHDLVGSVLWDAYSKEVQRRMDNPTHLGVITEEQAKAKNAKLIVADYGAEACGDAVRLYWLVDESTDKIVDAKFKSFGCGTAIASSDMMVELCLNKRVQDAVKITNLDVERGLRDDPDTPAVPGQKMHCSVMAYDVIKKAAGMYLGKNAEDFEEEIIVCECARVSLGTIKEVIRLNDLKSVEEITNYTKAGAFCKSCVRPGGHEKRDYYLVDILKEVREEMEAEKLKAAANKSQNGELAFREMTMVQKIKAVDKVIEENIRPMLMMDGGDLEILDIKESDDYIDVYIRYMGACDGCMSATTGTLFAIENALQELLDRSIRVLPI; encoded by the coding sequence ATGGCAAAACATGATTTAGTGGGTTCGGTTCTCTGGGATGCGTATTCTAAAGAAGTTCAAAGGCGCATGGATAACCCTACGCATTTAGGGGTCATCACCGAAGAGCAGGCTAAAGCTAAAAACGCTAAGCTCATTGTAGCGGATTATGGTGCAGAAGCATGCGGTGATGCGGTGAGATTGTATTGGCTTGTAGATGAAAGCACGGATAAGATTGTTGATGCGAAGTTTAAAAGCTTTGGTTGCGGAACAGCGATCGCAAGCTCAGACATGATGGTGGAATTGTGTTTGAATAAAAGAGTCCAAGATGCGGTAAAAATCACGAATTTAGATGTGGAAAGAGGCTTAAGAGACGATCCGGACACGCCGGCTGTCCCTGGGCAAAAAATGCACTGCTCGGTGATGGCGTATGATGTGATCAAAAAAGCTGCCGGCATGTATTTAGGGAAAAACGCTGAAGATTTTGAAGAAGAAATCATCGTGTGCGAGTGCGCTAGGGTGAGTTTAGGCACGATTAAAGAAGTGATTAGGCTTAATGATTTAAAAAGCGTTGAAGAAATCACTAACTACACCAAAGCCGGCGCTTTTTGTAAAAGCTGTGTGAGGCCTGGAGGGCATGAAAAAAGGGATTATTACCTGGTGGATATTCTTAAAGAAGTGCGCGAAGAAATGGAAGCTGAAAAACTTAAAGCCGCCGCTAATAAATCTCAAAATGGGGAATTGGCTTTCAGGGAAATGACGATGGTTCAAAAGATTAAAGCCGTGGATAAAGTCATTGAAGAAAATATCCGCCCGATGCTTATGATGGATGGGGGGGATTTAGAGATTTTAGACATTAAAGAAAGCGATGATTACATTGATGTGTATATCCGCTACATGGGGGCATGCGATGGGTGCATGAGCGCGACTACCGGGACTTTATTTGCCATTGAAAACGCCTTACAGGAATTATTGGATCGCAGTATTAGGGTGTTACCGATTTGA
- a CDS encoding NifS family cysteine desulfurase — MLQRIYLDNNATTRIDPKVKEIMDPFLRDHYGNPSSLHQFGTETHPAIAEALDKLYKGINARDIDDVIITSCATESNNWVLKGVYFDECLKKGKNHIITTVAEHPAVRSTCNFLESLGVEVTYLPINEHGSITAEQVKEAITEKTALVSVMWANNETGLIFPIEEIGAICKEKGVLFHTDAVQAIGKIPVDVLKANADFLSFSAHKFHGPKGIGGLYIRSGVGLTPLFHGGEHMNGRRSGTLNVPYIVGMGEAMRLAVEHLDYEKEVVGKLRDKLEEALLKIPDVMVVGDRIHRVPNTTLVSVRGIEGEAMLWDLNRSNIAASTGSACASEDLEANPVMVAIGASKELAHTAIRLSLSRFNTEAEIDKTIEVFSQAAVRLRNISSSY; from the coding sequence TTGTTACAACGAATTTATTTAGACAATAACGCTACAACGAGAATTGACCCTAAAGTCAAAGAGATCATGGATCCTTTTTTAAGGGATCATTATGGGAATCCTAGCTCGTTGCACCAGTTTGGCACAGAAACCCACCCAGCCATTGCAGAAGCGCTAGACAAGCTTTATAAGGGCATTAACGCTAGGGATATAGATGATGTGATCATCACTTCTTGCGCGACAGAAAGCAATAATTGGGTTTTAAAGGGCGTGTATTTTGATGAATGCTTGAAAAAAGGCAAAAACCATATTATAACCACGGTTGCAGAGCATCCGGCGGTGCGATCCACTTGTAATTTTTTAGAAAGCTTGGGGGTGGAGGTTACTTACTTGCCCATTAATGAGCATGGGAGTATCACCGCAGAGCAAGTCAAAGAAGCGATCACAGAAAAAACCGCTTTAGTGAGCGTGATGTGGGCGAATAATGAAACCGGTCTCATTTTCCCTATTGAAGAAATTGGGGCTATCTGTAAAGAAAAGGGCGTGTTGTTCCATACCGATGCGGTGCAAGCGATTGGTAAAATCCCTGTAGATGTGTTGAAAGCGAATGCGGATTTTCTTTCTTTTAGCGCACACAAGTTTCATGGGCCTAAAGGCATTGGGGGGTTGTATATTAGAAGTGGGGTGGGATTGACCCCTCTTTTTCATGGAGGGGAGCATATGAATGGTAGGCGCAGCGGGACTTTGAATGTGCCTTATATTGTGGGTATGGGCGAAGCGATGAGATTAGCCGTAGAGCATTTAGACTATGAAAAAGAAGTGGTGGGGAAATTGCGCGACAAATTAGAAGAAGCGCTTTTGAAAATCCCTGATGTGATGGTGGTAGGGGATCGAATCCATCGTGTGCCTAACACGACTTTAGTCAGCGTGAGAGGGATTGAAGGAGAGGCCATGCTGTGGGATTTGAATCGCTCCAATATCGCCGCTTCCACAGGGAGCGCGTGCGCGAGTGAGGATTTAGAGGCTAATCCTGTCATGGTAGCGATTGGAGCGAGTAAGGAATTAGCTCATACCGCTATCAGGCTTTCATTGAGCCGTTTTAACACGGAAGCTGAAATTGATAAAACGATTGAAGTTTTCTCTCAAGCGGCTGTAAGATTGAGAAATATTTCAAGCTCTTATTAA
- a CDS encoding helix-turn-helix domain-containing protein, with protein MESKINRLSTKIDALLEQQKRVISLLETYLSVYPAQEASNKFFKGVSQGMELAPEIVQEAEEKRLYVLQYLSHVDITKNKQDSQIKKDCLEFIQRFNVPKPIIVTALYNLRGIKPTKKEVAKQLQKLYVWEKRYQQGGIDALKDRRGRPPKKP; from the coding sequence ATGGAAAGTAAAATAAATCGTTTGAGCACCAAGATAGACGCACTATTGGAACAGCAAAAAAGAGTGATTTCTTTACTAGAAACTTATTTGAGCGTTTATCCCGCCCAAGAGGCTTCAAATAAGTTTTTTAAAGGCGTTAGTCAAGGGATGGAGTTAGCCCCAGAAATCGTGCAAGAAGCTGAAGAAAAACGCCTTTACGTGTTGCAATATTTAAGCCATGTGGATATTACCAAAAACAAACAAGACTCCCAGATCAAAAAAGATTGTTTGGAATTTATCCAAAGGTTTAATGTCCCAAAACCCATTATAGTTACCGCTCTTTATAACCTTAGGGGCATTAAGCCCACTAAAAAAGAAGTAGCGAAACAATTGCAAAAACTCTATGTGTGGGAGAAGCGTTACCAACAAGGGGGGATAGACGCTTTAAAAGACAGGCGTGGGAGACCCCCTAAAAAACCTTAA